CAGCAATTTTCTCAACTCGCCACGATGCATGAAATCGACCGCTCGGTCCTCTCGCTCTTGGATCCCAGCCTCATTGTCGATACGGTGCTGGTCCGGCTGCGTGAAGTGTCGCCTTGCGAAGCCGTCGCGGTCCTGCTCCTGGATCCATCACAGCAGGGAAGAGGATGGTGGTACGCCAGGGCTGGCCGGGGCGCGGCACAGACGACGGTGGAGGGCGTGGAGATCGACGAGGCCATCGGGAAGTTATTCCTTGAGCATCGCGATCGCGTCCGGTTGAGTCGGGATGCGGCGGGGGCGCTGTTCGGGAGATTGTGCGTGCCCGACGTCGAGTCCGTGCATATTTTCCCCCTGTTTCGGTCGCAGCAGGTGTTGGGCTGCATTGCACTGGGCTATCCGGCCGGTGCCGCTTCGACGCGCGAGGCGCAGGACCTCCTGCGCCAATTGGCCGATCAGGTGGCGGTGGCCTTGAGCAATGCCTCGGATCTTGCGGAGCGCAAACGGGCCGAGGCAGAACTGCGGGACAGTAATGCCAAGCTGGAAGGAGCTTTGGTTGAACTGAAGACGACGCAACAGCACATGGTCCAGCAGGAACGGCTGCGGGCCTTGGGGCAGATGGCCAGCGGCATCGCCCACGATTTCAACAATACGCTCTCGCCGATCGTCGGGTTTAGTGAGTTGTTGCTCATCGATCCGCAGATGTCGGACAACAAAGCGCAGCTGACCGAGTATTTACAAACGATCAACCTGGCGGCCAAGGACGCCGCCAAGGTCGTGAGTCGTTTGCGGGAATTTTATCGGCCGAGGACGGAGGCCGATCTGGTCGGGGTCGTCGATCTGAACCGTCTGGTCGAGCAGAGCATCAAGCTGAGTCAGCCGAAGTGGAAGGATCAGGCGCTGTCCCACGGTGTGACGGTGGAAGTACGCTCCGAGCTGGAGGCGGTGCCGCCCGTGGCGGGGCATGAATCCGAACTACGGGAAGTGCTCACGAATCTGATCTTCAATGCCGTCGATGCGATGCCGAAGAGCGGCTCGATTACCCTTCGAACCAAGGCGGATGGCGGCGACCATGTGAGAGTGGAAGTCAGCGATACGGGCACGGGCATGACCGAGGAGGTGCGGCAGCGATGCCTCGAACCCTTCTTCTCGACCAAAGGGGAAAAGGGGTCGGGTTTGGGGCTGGCCATGGTCTATGGCATCATTCGACGGCTGCGCGGCACGATCGATATCACCAGCGAACTTGGAAAAGGCACGACCTTCAGCCTCAAATTGCCGGTCCAAGCGGCCGACGCGCCCGAAGGCGATACCGCCGGGCGAACCTTGGACGGAGTCCGGTTGAACGTGCTCGTCGTGGATGACGATCCGCTGGTAGGGCGGGTGACCGGCGAGTATCTGCGCGTGGCCGGACATCAGGTGACTCTGCTCGGCAGCGGCGCTGAGGCGATCACGGCATTCAATCCGGAAGTCATCGACCTCGTGGTCACGGATCATGGGATGCCGCATATGACCGGGCTGCAACTGGCGGTGGTGATCAAGGACATCTCTCGAGAGACGCCCGTGCTGTTGTTGACGGGCGGAGACTCGACGGAGGATGAGGCGCCCGGGTCTGATCGGGTCGACGGCTTGCTGAGCAAACCGTTGACCATGGACAGACTCCGGCAGGCCCTGAGCGCTCTGACGTATCCGAACGTGGAACTGAAGAAGCGGAAATCCATTGGAGAAGCGGCGTGAGCGTGCTAGCCTAAATGGCTGGGACTGCCTACCACTAACCGCTTAATCGCCCATGCAAGAGATCGACACGACGACCGCGAAGCTCCTCCTCATCGACGACGAAGTCCACAGCGTCAAGCTGATGGAAGCCATTTTGAAGCAAGCGGGCTACCGGTCCATCACGGCCTCGAACGATCCTCGCCAGGCCATCGAGTTATTCCGCACGGTGAAGCCCGACTTGCTCGTGCTCGACATGCGGATGCCGCATTTGGATGGAATCGAGGTGATGCGGCAGTTGCTCCCGGTCGTGGCTCGGGACGAGTATTTCCCGATTCTGATCGTCACGGGCGAGTTGGACGTCGCCACCAAGCACAAGGCCCTGGCGGAAGGTGCGAAAGATTTTCTGACCAAGCCGGTGGATGCCATCGAGGTTGCGCTGCGGATCAAAAACCAGCTGCTGACCAGGCAACTCCATGACCAACTGAGGCGACAGAGCGAGCACCTCGAGGCGCAGGTGTTGTTGAGGACCAAGGCGGTCGAACAAACGCAACTCGATATCTTGCACCGACTGGCTCTGGCGGCCGGTTATCGGCATGACAAGACCGGTTCGCACGCCTGGCGAGTGGGACGTATCGCGGCGCTCTTGGCGGAACTGCGCGGATTGTCACCGGACCAGGTCGAGTTGATCAGAAAGGCTGCTCCCCTACACGACGTCGGCAAGATCGGCATCCCCGACGAGGTACTGCTGAAAGCCGGGCCCTTTACCGAGGCAGACCGAGAAGTGATGCGGCAACATGTGAAAATCGGGTCGAAGCTCCTCTCGGGTAGCGTCGCGCCGCTTCTCCAGATGGCCAGGGAAATTGCCCTGACCCACCACGAGCGGTGGGATGGCACCGGTTATCTCGGGATCAAGGGTACACAGATTCCGCTCTCCGGACGCATCGCGGCGGTTGCCGATGCCTTCGACGTCATGACGCATCGGAACGGAGCCAAGTCGCCGATGACGCTGGCCCAGGCTCGGGCAGAGATCGAGAATCAGGCCGGCAAACAGTTCGATCCCGAGCTCAGCGCGTTCTTTCTCAGGCTCATCGACCGTGACGGCGAAATGTTACTGTCGGAGCCTTCACCGGTCAGGCTCGTCGCCTGACGTATTTCCGGACCGTCACGACGGCGCTCTCCTGATTCTCCATCCAACCGGGTCCATGCCCTTTGTCTTGCAGTCCATGCCCGCTCGTGCTAATGTCCGTGCCACGAAATGACAAAACGTAACACCTCGAAGCAGGGCGGGAATGGGCTGGTTCGGTTCGGCGTGTCGCTTGACGAGCATCTACTCGGTGAATTCGACCGTCTGATCGAGCGGCGTAACTATACGAACCGTTCGGAAGCGATCCGAGATCTGATCCGGAACGATCTGGTCGAGCAACAGTGGGGCGACAACCAGCCCACGGTCGGCACGATTACATTTGTCTACGATCATCACGTCCGCGACCTCACCCGAAAACTCACGCAGATCCAGCACGACTTTCAGGGGCATATCCTCGCCGGCCTGCATGTTCACCTCGACCACGACCATTGCCTGGAGGTGTTGGTCGTCAAGGGGAAGGGGGTCGAGATCCGAAAGGTCGCCGATGCGCTGGTCAGCGTGAAGGGCGTGAAGCACGGCAAGCTCACGATGACGACGACAGGTAAGGGGTTGCGGTGAGCGGCCGGTGAGCAGGCATTGGTTGTTGTCTGCGGTTGCGGCGGTCCTGTTATGGACCGATCCCGCCAAGGCTCACGATCCCGACGCTCCGGACGTGGAAGTGCCGGACATTCACGTGACGGCCGATCAACCGGTCGCCGCCTCTTCCCAGCAGTTCATTCCCGACAAGGAATATCTCATGCAGCCGCAGGGTCGCCCGGCCCAGGTGTTGCGGCTCATTCCCGGCTTTATCGCGGTGGAGCATTCCGGCGGAGCCGGAAAGGCCGACCAGTACTTCCTGCGGGGGTTCGATGCCGATCACGGTACCGATGTCGCCTTCTTTGCCGATGGCATGCCGATCAATTTGCGAAGTCACGCCCACGGGCAGGGCTACACCGATCTCAACTTCATCATCCCGGAAACCATCGAAGGGGTGGATGTGTACAAAGGCGCGTACCTGCCGGAGTACGGCGATTTCGCCACGGCGGGCGCGGTCAACTTCCGTACACGCGAGGTGGTGGCGGAAGGCGTCGTGCAGTCGGCGGGAGGGCAGTTCAACACGCAGCGCCATCTCTTGATGTTCTCGCCGACGAAGGATGCGGTGCGGACCCTCTTTGCGGCGGAGGGCTATTACACGGACGGGCCGTTCCAGAACGACAATCGCTACTTCCGCGGCAATCTCCTGGGCAAGGCCACGATGAATCCGCTCGGGCGCGATGAACTGGTCATCACGGGAACTTTTCAGAAGTCGCAGTGGAACGGCTCGGGCGAGATTCCCCTGCGGGCCTTGCACGATGGATCGCTCGACCGGTTCGGCTCGATCGATCCGAGCGAGGGAGGCAAGACGCTCCGCAGCACCGGGCGAATCAACTACCATTACGACACCCCCTCAGGCGGGCGTTTCTTCGCGAATGCCTACGCGCAGTACTATCGATTCGACCTGTTCACCGATTTCACGTTCTTTCTCAACGATCCGGTCAACGGCGACGGGTTCCAACAATCGGACCGGCGCGTGATCTACGGCGGCGATGTCGGCTATCGCCACAGCGGCCACCTCTTCGACATGGACGCCGCCGCGACGGTCGGGGTGCAGGCGCGAGCGGACGACATCCATGCACGGTTGGGTCCGCAAGTGAAACGGGCGCCGTTAGGGACGACCGTGGACAGCACCATTTTCGAGGCCTCATACGCGCCGTTCCTCAAATTGGAACTGCAGCCGACTCCGTGGCTGCGACTGGCCGGAGGCGTTCGCACGGAAGTGTTCACTTTCGACGTGCGAAACCGCTGCGCGACTTGCACGGAACAGCCTGCCGGCAATACCAGCTCGGGGGTTGTGCTGCCGAAGATGAACGTCATCTTGGGACCCTGGTTCAGGACGGAATTCTTTGCCAACTACGGCGAGGGCTACCACAGCAACGATGCCCGTTCGGCCGTGGCTCAAGCCGCGTCGCCATTGGCACGGGCGAGGAATTATGAAGTCGGTATTCGGTCGAAGCCCTGGGGGCAGGATGGAGTTGAGCTGATCGCCACTCTCTGGGCGCTGGATTTGAAACAGGAACTTGTATTCGTCGGGGACGCGGGGACGACGGAGATTCGTGGAGCTTCTCGCCGGCGCGGGATGGAAGTCGCTGCGCGCGGGCAAGTCTGGGGGCCGCTCTACTTCAACGGCAGTGTGACTTGGACCAAGGCGGAATTCAACAACGGGGATGCCATTCCCCTGGCCCCGGAAGTGACGGCCTACGGTGCTTTGCTGCTGCGTTGGCCGGAAGGCTTGACCTCACAGATCCAGGCAACGTACCTCGGCGTGAGGCCTTTGGTCGAGGACCGCAGCGCGAAGGCGCCGTCCTGGACCACGTTCGACCTCTCCGAGCGCTATCAACTCCCGGTCACATTGCCGCACGGACGGCTGGAGGCGTTCTTGTTCGTGCAGAACCTCTTCAATACGAAATGGGAGCAGGCCACGTTCTTCTTCGACTCGCGTTTGCGGAACGAAGCGGCCGGCGTGGCGGACACGCATTTTGTGCCGGGGAGTCCACGGTTTGTGATGGCCGGCCTCGCCTGGTACTTCTGATCGCCTTCTGAAAATGGCTCCTAGCGGCGTTCTCGGTTCGAAAATATCCTCAACGTACCGCAAGGGTACGCCTGCGGTATTTTCTCGCCTGCGGGCCTTACTAGGAACCATTTTGAGAAGGCTATTTAGATACATCTGAGTGATCAGCCGCTACGCCTCCGGTGCTGCCATCGGCTGCGGCCTTGCTGGACGGGCATTTTGAGCAGCCTGCCCTGGATGGCAGACCATGCGGTTTTCCCGCCCGATCTTCCTATGCGAAGACTAAGGATTTGACAGCCGGCTCCATTTCAATTCACCATCCAGCAGCGCTTTACTTCGTCGAACCCACATGTCCATGATTCTCCCTCGTGACTTCTTCAACCGACCCACGCTCGAGGTCGCCGGTTCCTTGGTTGGAAAGTATCTCGTGCGGGAGCAGGATGGCCTGCTGACTGCCGGAAAGATCATCGAGGTCGAAGCCTACATCGGCCAAGAGGATAAGGCCTGCCACGCTTCGAAGGGGCGGACGGCTCGGACGGACGTGCTCTTCGGTCCGCCGGGACATGCCTACGTCTACCTGTGCTACGGGATGTATGAGATGCTCAACGTGGTCACGGAGCAGGAAGGTTTTCCGGCCGCAATCCTTTTACGGGCGGTGGAGTGCTCGGGGAACCTGATCGATGGGCCGGGGCGGCTGACTCGGGCCTTCGGTATCGACCGCCGCTTGAATCGCTGTGACCTGACGGTCGGCGAGGCCCTTTGGTTCGAGGACCGCGAGGAGCGATTGCAGGCCGGTGCATTGCACACCTACCCGCGCATCGGGGTGGATTACGCCGGTGAGTGGGCCCACAAACCCTGGCGATTTCGCCTGAGGACAGAGAACTCCACGCCCCGCCGTCCTTCCAGCAAGCGCCCTCTTCTCTAAAAATAAGACGGGGGAAGCCGGTTGGCGGCTTCCCCCGTTTGGGAATCAAGTTTCTCGGGTTCGAGAACTATTCGATCTTGCGATCACCCGTGATCTTCGTGGCAGAGGTCACCGGAGGCTCGATCTT
This region of Nitrospiraceae bacterium genomic DNA includes:
- the nikR gene encoding nickel-responsive transcriptional regulator NikR, encoding MTKRNTSKQGGNGLVRFGVSLDEHLLGEFDRLIERRNYTNRSEAIRDLIRNDLVEQQWGDNQPTVGTITFVYDHHVRDLTRKLTQIQHDFQGHILAGLHVHLDHDHCLEVLVVKGKGVEIRKVADALVSVKGVKHGKLTMTTTGKGLR
- a CDS encoding response regulator, with product MLHIERSFLRSRVARRIFSLFVLCALLPVGALSLVSFGDVTHQLTQQAERRVRQESKAMGMAIYQRLLLLQAELLSSGWGTGVFAGPSREAASKSGFSGIARLRPSEPPEVLGGAMSVAPTLSQAQWMLLRSGKTLLVSENRPGDASQLFLAKVMASGEGGEQALLAEIASDYLWGADSIGTLPSEMTMCVFGETAALFCSDDVSAPVREQWAQQAQVGGTAVFEGRDGDDLYTAGYWTIPLKFEFSAEPWVVILSQPRSEVLAPLASFRYRFTIVVLLAVLFVALLSVMQIRKTMVPLEQLGEGTRRIARRDFSTAVQVTSGDEFETLAGSFNAMSSKIAQQFSQLATMHEIDRSVLSLLDPSLIVDTVLVRLREVSPCEAVAVLLLDPSQQGRGWWYARAGRGAAQTTVEGVEIDEAIGKLFLEHRDRVRLSRDAAGALFGRLCVPDVESVHIFPLFRSQQVLGCIALGYPAGAASTREAQDLLRQLADQVAVALSNASDLAERKRAEAELRDSNAKLEGALVELKTTQQHMVQQERLRALGQMASGIAHDFNNTLSPIVGFSELLLIDPQMSDNKAQLTEYLQTINLAAKDAAKVVSRLREFYRPRTEADLVGVVDLNRLVEQSIKLSQPKWKDQALSHGVTVEVRSELEAVPPVAGHESELREVLTNLIFNAVDAMPKSGSITLRTKADGGDHVRVEVSDTGTGMTEEVRQRCLEPFFSTKGEKGSGLGLAMVYGIIRRLRGTIDITSELGKGTTFSLKLPVQAADAPEGDTAGRTLDGVRLNVLVVDDDPLVGRVTGEYLRVAGHQVTLLGSGAEAITAFNPEVIDLVVTDHGMPHMTGLQLAVVIKDISRETPVLLLTGGDSTEDEAPGSDRVDGLLSKPLTMDRLRQALSALTYPNVELKKRKSIGEAA
- a CDS encoding TonB-dependent receptor plug domain-containing protein, producing MSRHWLLSAVAAVLLWTDPAKAHDPDAPDVEVPDIHVTADQPVAASSQQFIPDKEYLMQPQGRPAQVLRLIPGFIAVEHSGGAGKADQYFLRGFDADHGTDVAFFADGMPINLRSHAHGQGYTDLNFIIPETIEGVDVYKGAYLPEYGDFATAGAVNFRTREVVAEGVVQSAGGQFNTQRHLLMFSPTKDAVRTLFAAEGYYTDGPFQNDNRYFRGNLLGKATMNPLGRDELVITGTFQKSQWNGSGEIPLRALHDGSLDRFGSIDPSEGGKTLRSTGRINYHYDTPSGGRFFANAYAQYYRFDLFTDFTFFLNDPVNGDGFQQSDRRVIYGGDVGYRHSGHLFDMDAAATVGVQARADDIHARLGPQVKRAPLGTTVDSTIFEASYAPFLKLELQPTPWLRLAGGVRTEVFTFDVRNRCATCTEQPAGNTSSGVVLPKMNVILGPWFRTEFFANYGEGYHSNDARSAVAQAASPLARARNYEVGIRSKPWGQDGVELIATLWALDLKQELVFVGDAGTTEIRGASRRRGMEVAARGQVWGPLYFNGSVTWTKAEFNNGDAIPLAPEVTAYGALLLRWPEGLTSQIQATYLGVRPLVEDRSAKAPSWTTFDLSERYQLPVTLPHGRLEAFLFVQNLFNTKWEQATFFFDSRLRNEAAGVADTHFVPGSPRFVMAGLAWYF
- a CDS encoding response regulator; amino-acid sequence: MQEIDTTTAKLLLIDDEVHSVKLMEAILKQAGYRSITASNDPRQAIELFRTVKPDLLVLDMRMPHLDGIEVMRQLLPVVARDEYFPILIVTGELDVATKHKALAEGAKDFLTKPVDAIEVALRIKNQLLTRQLHDQLRRQSEHLEAQVLLRTKAVEQTQLDILHRLALAAGYRHDKTGSHAWRVGRIAALLAELRGLSPDQVELIRKAAPLHDVGKIGIPDEVLLKAGPFTEADREVMRQHVKIGSKLLSGSVAPLLQMAREIALTHHERWDGTGYLGIKGTQIPLSGRIAAVADAFDVMTHRNGAKSPMTLAQARAEIENQAGKQFDPELSAFFLRLIDRDGEMLLSEPSPVRLVA
- a CDS encoding DNA-3-methyladenine glycosylase; protein product: MSMILPRDFFNRPTLEVAGSLVGKYLVREQDGLLTAGKIIEVEAYIGQEDKACHASKGRTARTDVLFGPPGHAYVYLCYGMYEMLNVVTEQEGFPAAILLRAVECSGNLIDGPGRLTRAFGIDRRLNRCDLTVGEALWFEDREERLQAGALHTYPRIGVDYAGEWAHKPWRFRLRTENSTPRRPSSKRPLL